In Macrobrachium nipponense isolate FS-2020 chromosome 25, ASM1510439v2, whole genome shotgun sequence, one genomic interval encodes:
- the LOC135199047 gene encoding dnaJ homolog subfamily C member 7-like, protein MCWIVVESALLCAFDAELEKAEMILTQVLDRCPHHERALKGKEFLEQRKIWYSIPSMIDECEIDAVLERLTHAQSLESFFPQVRVDLARMKGNVFCKLGRLQEACDCFLDVLDKDEDQDDCRLRLALCLLLLGRHGEATVHLEKLDEDQEDVEALISAAETLERMERHGCPYDILGVAEDAALKEIEKSYRKLALKSHPDKFQGSQAEREQVNEIMQKINYANDILRDADEREEYNTLRGFVKDVADKLFEDPKFPDESDDEEEDESELSEEEEECDEEDEEDEEEEC, encoded by the coding sequence ATGTGTTGGATTGTCGTGGAGTCTGCCCTACTTTGTGCCTTTGATGCTGAGTTAGAGAAAGCTGAAATGATTTTGACTCAGGTTCTAGACCGATGTCCTCACCACGAAAGGGCACTCAAGGGAAAAGAGTTTCTGGAGCAGCGGAAGATATGGTACTCGATTCCGTCGATGATAGACGAATGTGAAATCGATGCTGTTTTGGAAAGGCTTACACACGCACAGTCTCTGGAATCCTTTTTCCCGCAGGTACGTGTTGACTTGGCCAGAATGAAAGGGAACGTCTTCTGTAAGCTTGGACGGCTGCAAGAAGCATGTGACTGTTTCCTCGATGTTCTGGATAAGGACGAAGATCAAGATGACTGTAGGTTAAGACTGGCATTGTGTCTCTTGCTGCTTGGCAGACACGGTGAAGCTACGGTCCATCTTGAGAAATTAGATGAAGATCAAGAAGATGTGGAAGCTTTGATCTCTGCTGCCGAAACCCTGGAAAGAATGGAACGCCATGGCTGCCCCTACGACATCCTAGGCGTTGCAGAGGATGCTGCtttgaaggaaatagaaaagTCCTACAGGAAGCTGGCCCTCAAGAGCCACCCTGATAAGTTCCAAGGGTCTCAGGCAGAGCGAGAACAAGTGAATGAAATCATGCAAAAGATCAACTACGCTAACGACATCCTACGTGACGCTGACGAAAGAGAGGAATACAACACTCTCAGGGGCTTCGTCAAGGACGTTGCGGATAAGCTGTTCGAAGATCCCAAGTTTCCCGATGAAtccgatgatgaagaagaagatgagtcAGAACTgtctgaggaagaggaagaatgtgatgaagaggacgaagaggacgaagaggaagaat